A part of Rhopalosiphum maidis isolate BTI-1 chromosome 3, ASM367621v3, whole genome shotgun sequence genomic DNA contains:
- the LOC113558662 gene encoding E3 ubiquitin-protein ligase MARCH2-like isoform X2 — protein MEPFSDNKKRYSRGANDYDEPDENDKLITCRICYDEEKNESTVSPCNCVGSNAHVHVTCLEQWLSVSKSNRCDICSYSFKTVNRSLTIFEWFQEKRNCQGFFGQFMVMFFFVTIWCFVLTACGMKTVEYFLDKKDKNSFYNGLLMCIITFAMTAMLWFWLIIFSSIWKRRNMVIRLDKNYLNGADDINNAFAV, from the exons ATGGAACCGTTCTCGGACAACAAGAAAAGATACAGCCGAGGCGCAAACGATTACGATGAACCCGACGAGAACGATAAGTTAATAACGTGCCGCATTTGCTACGAtg aagaaaaaaatgaaagtacAGTATCGCCGTGCAATTGTGTCGGTTCTAATGCACATGTCCACGTGACGTGCCTAGAACAATGGCTGTCGGTGTCGAAGTCGAATAGATGTGACATATGCAGTTATTCCTTCAAGACGGTCAATCGGTCCTTGACTATATTCGAG TGGTTTCAGGAGAAAAGAAATTGCCAAGGCTTCTTTGGCCAGTTCATGGTCatgttttttttcgttacAATATGGTGCTTTGTGCTCACTGCGTGTGGAATGAAAACCGTTGAATATTTCTTAgacaaaaaagataaaaattcattttacaaTGGGCTTTTAATGTGCATAATCACGTTTGCAATGACTGCAATGTTGTGGTTTTGGctgataattttttcatc aatATGGAAGCGTAGGAATATGGTGATACGCTTGGACAAGAATTACTTAAACGGAGCTGATGATATCAACAATGCATTTGCTGTCTGA
- the LOC113558662 gene encoding E3 ubiquitin-protein ligase MARCH2-like isoform X1 — translation MTYDNMYCAVKQSEEVAVQMEPFSDNKKRYSRGANDYDEPDENDKLITCRICYDEEKNESTVSPCNCVGSNAHVHVTCLEQWLSVSKSNRCDICSYSFKTVNRSLTIFEWFQEKRNCQGFFGQFMVMFFFVTIWCFVLTACGMKTVEYFLDKKDKNSFYNGLLMCIITFAMTAMLWFWLIIFSSIWKRRNMVIRLDKNYLNGADDINNAFAV, via the exons TTAAACAGTCCGAGGAGGTGGCTGTACAAATGGAACCGTTCTCGGACAACAAGAAAAGATACAGCCGAGGCGCAAACGATTACGATGAACCCGACGAGAACGATAAGTTAATAACGTGCCGCATTTGCTACGAtg aagaaaaaaatgaaagtacAGTATCGCCGTGCAATTGTGTCGGTTCTAATGCACATGTCCACGTGACGTGCCTAGAACAATGGCTGTCGGTGTCGAAGTCGAATAGATGTGACATATGCAGTTATTCCTTCAAGACGGTCAATCGGTCCTTGACTATATTCGAG TGGTTTCAGGAGAAAAGAAATTGCCAAGGCTTCTTTGGCCAGTTCATGGTCatgttttttttcgttacAATATGGTGCTTTGTGCTCACTGCGTGTGGAATGAAAACCGTTGAATATTTCTTAgacaaaaaagataaaaattcattttacaaTGGGCTTTTAATGTGCATAATCACGTTTGCAATGACTGCAATGTTGTGGTTTTGGctgataattttttcatc aatATGGAAGCGTAGGAATATGGTGATACGCTTGGACAAGAATTACTTAAACGGAGCTGATGATATCAACAATGCATTTGCTGTCTGA